The following proteins come from a genomic window of Streptomyces sp. GS7:
- a CDS encoding MMPL family transporter: MATFLSRLGRLAFRRRGVTLLLWLLIFVGMGFAAASAPPPPADTFSMPGTQSQEAFDLLTKKFPDARADGSSARVVVRAPEGQKITDAGQRAEVGRLVAGLGTSSPQVVAAADPYRTPAVSISKDGTTAYTVVTYKVPALKVSDKAHDALDAAVKRARKAGLTVEAGGDAVKVDQAMGGTGEKVGILVSAIVLVLTFGSMIAAGMPLITALIGVGVGISGIAALGSTLGLSGTTSTLAMMIGLAVGIDYALFIVSRFRAERVEGRAPEEAAGRAVGTAGSAVVFAGLTVIVALAGLAVVNVPMLTKMGLAAAGTVAVAVLVAITLVPALLGLAPVKVMARRGRLQYAVKPLSERRQRKAAEHAARSTKRGRPNLGTRWASYVLRHPVAVLLVGVVGLGTVAVPAASLQLGLPGEGSMSTKTTQRKAYDMLSQSFGPGFNGPLMVTVQANDAKAAGDKVGAALRTTDGVASVSPATANKADDTAILNIIPKTGPTEHKTEQLVHELRATAHDLERSTAPRILVTGQTAMFIDFSQTLDDALLPYLGLVVGLAFLLLMVVFRSLLVPLKASLGFLLSVTAALGAVVAIFQWGWLADVLGIEQTGPIMSTMPIFMIGVVFGLAMDYEVFLVSRMRESYAHGARPAEAVVDGFRHGGRVVAAAAVIMTSVFSGFIMEDNDFIKMIGFALAIAVLFDAFIVRMALVPALFALLGRSAWWLPKWLDRILPRVDVEGEKLDQNAAAPAPHSPRERALVG, from the coding sequence GTGGCTACGTTCCTTTCCAGACTCGGCCGCCTCGCCTTTCGCCGCCGGGGGGTGACACTGCTGCTCTGGCTGTTGATATTCGTCGGCATGGGCTTCGCCGCCGCCTCCGCTCCGCCACCGCCCGCCGATACGTTCTCGATGCCGGGCACCCAGTCGCAAGAAGCCTTCGACCTGCTGACGAAGAAGTTCCCGGACGCGCGTGCCGATGGCTCCAGCGCCCGGGTCGTCGTCCGGGCGCCCGAGGGCCAGAAGATCACCGACGCCGGGCAGCGGGCCGAAGTCGGCAGGCTCGTCGCCGGGTTGGGCACATCATCCCCGCAGGTGGTGGCCGCCGCCGACCCGTACAGGACCCCCGCGGTCAGCATCAGCAAGGACGGAACGACCGCCTACACGGTGGTGACGTACAAGGTCCCCGCGTTGAAGGTCAGTGACAAGGCGCACGACGCGCTGGACGCCGCCGTCAAGAGGGCCCGCAAGGCGGGCCTGACCGTCGAGGCCGGCGGTGACGCAGTGAAGGTCGACCAGGCGATGGGCGGCACCGGCGAGAAGGTCGGCATCCTGGTCTCCGCGATCGTTCTCGTCCTGACCTTCGGCTCGATGATCGCGGCCGGAATGCCGCTGATCACCGCGCTGATCGGCGTCGGGGTCGGGATTTCCGGTATCGCCGCGCTCGGCTCCACCCTCGGCCTGTCCGGCACCACCTCGACGCTCGCGATGATGATCGGCCTCGCGGTCGGCATCGACTACGCGCTGTTCATCGTGTCCCGGTTCCGGGCCGAGCGGGTCGAGGGGCGCGCCCCCGAAGAGGCCGCGGGCCGGGCCGTCGGCACCGCGGGTTCGGCGGTGGTCTTCGCGGGGCTGACGGTCATCGTGGCCCTCGCCGGACTGGCCGTCGTCAACGTCCCGATGCTCACCAAGATGGGTCTGGCCGCGGCCGGCACCGTCGCGGTCGCCGTGCTCGTCGCGATCACCCTGGTCCCCGCCCTGCTGGGCCTCGCACCGGTCAAGGTGATGGCCCGCAGGGGCCGCCTCCAGTACGCCGTCAAGCCGCTGTCGGAGCGCCGGCAGCGCAAGGCCGCCGAGCACGCCGCCAGGTCGACCAAGCGCGGCAGGCCCAACCTCGGCACCCGCTGGGCGAGTTACGTGCTGCGCCACCCCGTCGCCGTGCTGCTCGTCGGCGTGGTCGGCCTCGGCACGGTCGCCGTACCGGCCGCGAGCCTGCAACTCGGGCTGCCCGGCGAGGGTTCGATGTCGACGAAGACCACTCAGCGCAAGGCGTACGACATGCTCTCTCAGTCCTTCGGCCCCGGGTTCAACGGACCGCTGATGGTCACCGTGCAGGCGAACGACGCCAAGGCCGCCGGCGACAAGGTCGGCGCGGCCCTCCGCACCACGGACGGCGTGGCCTCGGTCTCCCCGGCCACCGCCAACAAGGCGGACGACACCGCGATCCTCAACATCATCCCGAAGACCGGACCGACCGAGCACAAGACCGAGCAGCTGGTCCACGAACTGCGAGCCACCGCCCATGACTTGGAGCGAAGCACCGCGCCCCGGATCCTCGTGACCGGCCAGACGGCCATGTTCATCGACTTCTCCCAGACCCTCGACGACGCACTCCTGCCCTACCTCGGCCTGGTCGTCGGCCTCGCCTTCCTGCTCCTGATGGTGGTCTTCCGCTCCCTCCTGGTCCCGCTCAAGGCGTCCCTCGGCTTCCTGCTCTCGGTGACCGCGGCCCTCGGCGCCGTCGTGGCAATCTTCCAGTGGGGCTGGCTCGCGGACGTCCTCGGCATCGAGCAGACCGGCCCGATCATGAGCACGATGCCGATCTTCATGATCGGCGTGGTCTTCGGCCTCGCCATGGACTACGAGGTGTTCCTGGTAAGCCGGATGCGTGAGTCGTACGCCCACGGGGCACGCCCCGCCGAGGCGGTCGTCGACGGCTTCCGGCACGGCGGCCGGGTCGTCGCCGCGGCAGCGGTCATCATGACGAGCGTCTTCTCCGGCTTCATCATGGAGGACAACGACTTCATCAAGATGATCGGCTTCGCCCTCGCGATCGCCGTCCTCTTCGACGCCTTCATCGTCCGCATGGCACTCGTGCCCGCACTCTTCGCCCTGCTCGGCCGGTCCGCCTGGTGGCTGCCGAAGTGGCTGGACCGGATCCTGCCCCGAGTGGACGTCGAGGGCGAGAAGCTCGACCAGAACGCCGCCGCCCCCGCGCCGCACTCACCGCGGGAACGCGCCCTGGTCGGCTGA
- a CDS encoding DUF2254 domain-containing protein, translated as MLLCRTQRTTRVRVLMRGGAYLEADWRRETLRTNLWFVPAAVVLAAAGLFAATYSFDRAVYSGRAALPSWVISGHADEARQILSTMAAAIITVVGLVFSITIVALTLASTQFGPRMLRNFIRDRGTQLTLGTFVATFFYTVVVLVVISPGPHGDFVPHLSVTVALGLTLVDLAVLIYFINHIATSIQLPQVIAGIARDLSGAIEAQGGEDPAAPVNRECGPSWEELLVKIDESGTVIRTPHSGYLQFIRHERLVRIAADADAVIHLPYRPGHFLVKGHPLAAVWPAEAAAQVEHELARGQVTGPYRTLTQDVSFGVDQLVEIAIRALSPAVNDTFTAMTCIDWLGDCHCRITTGWHPRRVRRDPNGWVRLIAYQADYERLIARSFEKVRQAGVGMPAVMIRQLDALSKIMEQTLEAERRQVLMDQADMIQRACDDTVREDNDRRDVLVRYQALQAQMKAGPRR; from the coding sequence GTGCTGCTCTGCCGAACGCAGCGGACCACTCGGGTGCGGGTTCTGATGCGCGGCGGCGCGTATCTGGAGGCCGACTGGCGGCGGGAGACGCTGCGGACCAACCTGTGGTTCGTACCCGCTGCCGTGGTGCTCGCCGCTGCGGGACTCTTCGCCGCCACCTACAGCTTCGACCGCGCCGTCTACAGCGGGCGTGCCGCGCTGCCCTCCTGGGTGATCTCCGGCCACGCCGACGAGGCACGCCAGATCCTGTCGACGATGGCCGCCGCGATCATCACCGTCGTCGGTCTGGTCTTCTCCATCACGATCGTGGCGCTGACGCTGGCCTCCACCCAGTTCGGACCGCGCATGCTGCGCAACTTCATCCGGGACCGCGGGACGCAGCTGACCCTGGGCACGTTCGTGGCCACGTTCTTCTACACCGTGGTCGTGCTGGTCGTGATCAGCCCGGGTCCGCACGGTGACTTCGTGCCCCATCTTTCCGTCACCGTCGCGCTGGGACTGACCCTGGTCGACCTCGCGGTCCTGATCTACTTCATCAACCACATCGCCACGAGCATCCAGCTGCCGCAGGTGATCGCCGGTATCGCGCGCGACCTGTCCGGGGCGATCGAGGCCCAGGGGGGCGAGGACCCCGCCGCGCCCGTCAACCGGGAGTGCGGGCCCTCCTGGGAGGAACTCCTGGTCAAGATCGACGAGTCCGGCACGGTGATCCGCACTCCGCACAGCGGGTATCTGCAGTTCATCCGGCATGAGCGACTGGTCAGGATCGCCGCCGACGCCGACGCCGTCATCCACCTGCCCTACCGGCCGGGGCACTTCCTGGTCAAGGGCCATCCGCTGGCTGCCGTGTGGCCGGCCGAGGCAGCGGCCCAAGTGGAACACGAGCTCGCCCGAGGACAGGTCACAGGCCCTTACCGGACACTGACCCAGGACGTCTCGTTCGGCGTGGACCAGCTCGTCGAGATCGCCATCCGCGCACTGTCCCCGGCGGTCAACGACACCTTCACCGCCATGACCTGCATCGACTGGCTCGGCGACTGCCATTGCCGCATCACCACGGGCTGGCACCCGCGCCGGGTACGGCGGGACCCGAATGGATGGGTGCGGCTGATCGCCTACCAGGCGGACTACGAGCGACTCATCGCGCGGTCCTTCGAGAAGGTCCGGCAGGCCGGAGTGGGCATGCCGGCGGTCATGATCCGGCAGCTCGACGCCCTGTCCAAGATCATGGAGCAGACCCTGGAAGCAGAGCGCCGCCAGGTGCTGATGGACCAGGCGGACATGATCCAGCGGGCGTGCGACGACACCGTGCGGGAGGACAACGACCGCCGCGATGTGCTGGTCCGCTACCAGGCCTTGCAGGCGCAGATGAAGGCCGGTCCCCGCCGGTGA